A genome region from Micromonospora peucetia includes the following:
- the eccCa gene encoding type VII secretion protein EccCa gives MSTVVFRRLPRQPGPALPRGEVLLESPPELPEPTPRGMGQLLMILPMLCGAGAMAFLYAGRGGGTMTYIVGGLFGVSMLGMALGSMSNGNNDKAELNADRRDYMRYLAQMRKRTRRAAEQQRAAMAWRHPEPDALWSIGASRRLWERRITEDDFGETRIATGPQRLAVEIVPPETKPVEDLEPMSAIALRRFVRAHSNVPDLPTALSVRAFSRVVLRGDREPVLDLTRAALGQLATFHAPDDMVVAIVAAPDRQASWGWVKWLPHNHHSARTDAAGARRMVFASLAEAEEALADELAGRPRFAPEAKPLTAAPHLVVVIDGGEVSAACQLMGPGLLGATVLDLSGTVPRDAGRWLLCLDVGDGSSLELVRGTSSSRLGRPDRLTEAAAEGLARQIAPYRLSQQQSTSDEPLAKSMELPDLLGIGDAASVDVQHTWRPRSHRDRLRIPLGVGPDGNVVELDFKESAHEGMGPHGLIIGATGSGKSELLRTIVGALAVTHSSEELNFVLVDFKGGATFASLDALPHTSAVITNLADELTLVDRMKDALAGEMNRRQEVLRAAGNYVSRYDYEKARAAGEPLDPMPSLLIICDEFSELLAAKPDFIDLFVMIGRLGRSLGVHLLLASQRLEEGKLRGLDTHLSYRIGLRTFSAVESRIVLGVPDAYELPSAPGHGYLKTDTSTMLRFRAAYVSGPYRAPGQAAASSRAMVQRRIVRYGVDFVPVQNPTLPVPDAPEPEQSTDGKAVAMLDVLIDRLKGRGRPAHQVWLPPLAEPPGLGELLPPLSVDPRFGLCTASWGGRGRLAAPVGIVDRPYEQRRDPMLVDLAGAGGNVVIVGASLSGKSTMLRSMLASLALTHTPREVQFFCLDFGGGALRSLDGLPHTAGVAGRRDTEAVRRTVAEVVAVIDDRENRFAQHGIDSVASYRRRRAAGEFADDPFGDVFLVIDGWNTLRQEYEELEQTITTLANRGLGFGVHVVLTAVRWAEIRINMRDLLGTKLELRLGDPNESEIDRRAAANVPNGSPGRGLTRDKLHFLTAISRIDGRRDIDDLTEASIALCQHVAEAWTGQPAPKVRLLPRRLPVSELARVVDRSAPGLPIGVNESALAPVYLDLVNEPHLTIFGDAECGKTSLLRLIARGITERYSPAQARLVIADYRRGLLGAVEGDHLLDYAPSNQVFAQGLGSIRSALSNRLPGPDVTTAQLRDRSWWKGPDLYVLVDDYDLVASGGNNPLSALHELLPQARDIGLHLIITRRVGGVARALYEPVLQRLRELDQPGLLMSGNREEGAVFGTLRPSPQPPGRGTLVRRRDGQQLIQTAWSEPL, from the coding sequence GTGAGCACGGTGGTGTTCCGCCGGCTCCCGCGTCAGCCGGGGCCTGCGCTGCCGCGAGGCGAGGTGCTGCTGGAGTCGCCTCCGGAGCTGCCCGAACCGACCCCGCGCGGGATGGGGCAGCTGCTGATGATCCTGCCCATGCTCTGCGGCGCGGGCGCCATGGCGTTCCTGTACGCCGGCCGGGGCGGCGGCACGATGACCTACATCGTCGGCGGCCTCTTCGGCGTCTCGATGCTGGGCATGGCGCTCGGGTCGATGAGCAACGGCAACAACGACAAGGCCGAGCTGAACGCCGACCGGCGCGACTACATGCGCTACCTGGCCCAGATGCGCAAGCGCACCCGGCGGGCCGCCGAGCAGCAGCGGGCGGCGATGGCCTGGCGGCACCCTGAGCCGGACGCGCTCTGGTCGATCGGCGCCTCCCGCCGGCTGTGGGAGCGGCGGATCACCGAGGACGACTTCGGCGAGACCCGGATCGCCACCGGTCCGCAGCGCCTGGCCGTGGAGATCGTTCCGCCGGAGACCAAGCCCGTCGAGGACCTGGAGCCGATGAGCGCGATCGCGCTGCGTCGCTTCGTCCGCGCCCACTCGAACGTGCCGGACCTGCCGACCGCGCTCTCGGTCCGGGCGTTCAGCCGGGTGGTGCTGCGCGGCGACCGGGAGCCGGTGCTCGACCTGACCCGGGCCGCACTCGGCCAGCTCGCCACCTTCCACGCCCCGGACGACATGGTCGTCGCGATCGTCGCCGCGCCGGACCGGCAGGCGTCCTGGGGCTGGGTGAAGTGGCTGCCGCACAACCACCACAGCGCCCGGACCGACGCGGCGGGCGCGCGCCGGATGGTCTTCGCGAGTCTTGCCGAGGCCGAGGAGGCGCTCGCCGACGAGCTGGCCGGCCGGCCCCGGTTCGCGCCGGAGGCGAAGCCGCTGACCGCCGCGCCGCACCTCGTGGTGGTGATCGACGGCGGTGAGGTCTCGGCGGCCTGCCAGCTCATGGGGCCGGGCCTGCTCGGCGCGACCGTGCTCGACCTCTCCGGCACCGTGCCCCGCGACGCCGGCCGGTGGCTGCTCTGCCTCGACGTGGGCGACGGCAGCTCCCTCGAACTGGTCCGCGGCACGTCCTCGTCCCGGCTCGGCCGGCCGGACCGGCTCACCGAGGCCGCCGCCGAGGGGCTGGCCCGGCAGATCGCCCCGTACCGGCTGTCGCAGCAGCAGAGCACGTCGGACGAGCCGCTGGCGAAGAGCATGGAGCTGCCGGACCTGCTCGGCATCGGCGACGCCGCCTCGGTCGACGTGCAGCACACCTGGCGCCCGCGCAGCCACCGCGACCGGCTGCGCATCCCGCTCGGCGTCGGACCGGACGGCAACGTGGTCGAGCTGGACTTCAAGGAGTCCGCGCACGAGGGCATGGGCCCGCACGGCCTGATCATCGGCGCGACCGGTTCCGGCAAGAGCGAGCTGCTGCGGACGATCGTCGGCGCGCTGGCGGTGACGCACTCCTCCGAGGAGCTCAACTTCGTCCTGGTCGACTTCAAGGGTGGTGCCACCTTCGCCTCGCTGGACGCGCTGCCGCACACCAGCGCGGTGATCACCAACCTGGCCGACGAGCTGACGCTGGTCGACCGCATGAAGGACGCGCTGGCCGGCGAGATGAACCGTCGCCAGGAGGTGCTGCGGGCCGCCGGCAACTACGTCTCCCGCTACGACTACGAGAAGGCCCGGGCGGCCGGCGAGCCACTCGACCCGATGCCCAGCCTGCTGATCATCTGTGACGAGTTCAGCGAGCTGCTCGCCGCGAAGCCCGACTTCATCGACCTCTTCGTGATGATCGGCCGGCTCGGTCGTTCGCTCGGCGTGCACCTGCTGCTGGCCAGCCAGCGGCTGGAGGAGGGCAAGCTGCGCGGCCTGGACACCCACCTGTCGTACCGGATCGGCCTGCGTACCTTCTCGGCGGTGGAGAGCCGGATCGTGCTCGGCGTGCCGGACGCGTACGAGTTGCCCAGCGCCCCCGGCCACGGCTACCTGAAGACCGACACCAGCACCATGCTGCGGTTCCGGGCCGCGTACGTGTCCGGGCCGTACCGGGCGCCGGGGCAGGCCGCCGCGTCGTCGCGGGCGATGGTGCAGCGCCGGATCGTCCGGTACGGGGTGGACTTCGTGCCGGTGCAGAACCCCACCCTGCCGGTGCCGGACGCGCCCGAGCCGGAGCAGTCCACCGACGGCAAGGCCGTGGCGATGCTGGACGTGCTGATCGACCGGCTGAAGGGACGGGGCCGTCCGGCTCACCAGGTCTGGCTGCCGCCGCTGGCGGAACCGCCGGGCCTGGGCGAGCTGCTGCCGCCGCTGAGCGTCGACCCGAGGTTCGGCCTCTGCACCGCCTCGTGGGGCGGTCGCGGGCGGCTGGCCGCTCCGGTGGGCATCGTGGACCGGCCGTACGAGCAGCGCCGTGACCCGATGCTGGTCGACCTGGCGGGTGCCGGCGGCAACGTGGTGATCGTGGGCGCTTCGCTCAGCGGCAAGAGCACGATGCTGCGTTCCATGCTCGCCTCGCTCGCGCTCACCCACACCCCGCGCGAGGTGCAGTTCTTCTGCCTCGACTTCGGTGGCGGCGCGCTGCGTAGCCTGGACGGGCTGCCACACACGGCCGGCGTGGCCGGGCGGCGGGACACCGAGGCGGTACGCCGTACGGTGGCCGAGGTGGTGGCCGTCATCGACGACCGGGAGAACCGGTTCGCCCAGCACGGCATCGACTCGGTGGCCAGCTACCGTCGCCGCCGGGCGGCCGGGGAGTTCGCCGACGACCCGTTCGGCGACGTCTTCCTCGTCATCGACGGCTGGAACACCCTGCGCCAGGAGTACGAGGAGCTGGAGCAGACCATCACCACCCTGGCCAACCGCGGCCTGGGCTTCGGCGTGCACGTGGTGCTGACCGCCGTGCGGTGGGCGGAGATCCGAATCAACATGCGGGACCTGCTCGGCACGAAGCTGGAGCTGCGTCTCGGTGACCCCAACGAGTCGGAGATCGACCGGCGGGCGGCGGCGAACGTTCCGAACGGTTCGCCCGGGCGCGGCCTGACCCGCGACAAGCTGCACTTCCTCACCGCCATCTCCCGGATCGACGGCCGGCGTGACATCGACGACCTGACCGAGGCGTCGATCGCCCTGTGCCAGCACGTCGCGGAGGCCTGGACCGGTCAGCCGGCCCCGAAGGTGCGGCTGCTGCCGCGCAGGCTGCCCGTCAGCGAGCTGGCCCGGGTCGTCGACCGGTCGGCGCCGGGCCTGCCGATCGGTGTCAACGAGTCGGCGCTGGCCCCGGTCTACCTCGACCTCGTCAACGAGCCGCACCTGACGATCTTCGGGGACGCCGAGTGCGGCAAGACCAGCCTGCTGCGGCTGATCGCGCGCGGCATCACGGAGCGGTACAGCCCGGCGCAGGCCCGGCTGGTCATCGCCGACTACCGACGTGGCCTGCTCGGTGCGGTCGAGGGGGACCACCTGCTCGACTACGCGCCCTCGAACCAGGTGTTCGCGCAGGGGCTCGGCTCGATCCGCAGCGCGCTGTCCAACCGGCTGCCCGGCCCGGACGTCACCACCGCACAGTTGCGCGACCGCAGCTGGTGGAAGGGGCCGGACCTCTACGTCCTGGTCGACGACTACGACCTGGTCGCCTCGGGCGGGAACAACCCGCTCAGCGCCCTGCACGAGCTGCTGCCCCAGGCCCGCGACATCGGCCTGCACCTGATCATCACCCGGCGGGTGGGTGGCGTGGCCCGGGCGCTCTACGAGCCGGTCCTGCAACGCCTGCGCGAGCTGGACCAGCCCGGCCTGCTGATGTCCGGCAACCGGGAGGAGGGCGCGGTCTTCGGCACGTTGCGGCCGAGCCCGCAGCCGCCGGGGCGGGGCACGCTGGTGCGTCGGCGGGACGGTCAGCAGCTCATCCAGACGGCCTGGTCAGAGCCGCTCTGA
- the eccD gene encoding type VII secretion integral membrane protein EccD, whose translation MATKTATGGLSRITIVAPRTRMDLALPSDVPLADLLPTLLRYAGEDLADEGVRHGGWSLARLGGEPLDGGRTATQLGIRDGEVLYFNPRSATAPEIVFDDVVDAVATATNQRPGAWQVGTTRSFAVLFAAAALGAGAVAALFTGPPHLPAALAALVVAVALVVTAAVLSRAAADSATGSVLGVVGLAYAGVGGLLVLAGDRPLTGLGAPHVLLGATAVVLCAAVAALAVGDRIPLFFGAVGVGAVTGLGALVSLAFDTDAPAAAAVVAAVAFGTVPALPMAAYRLARLPVPSIPTGPDDLKSDTESVDGRQVLQLSERADEFLTGLLWTVSLLVLGAQVVLALHGSLPAVLLCLVLALLSLLRARPFLGRAQRTPVLFAGTGGLGLTAAATFGNGSTAVRLGLILGGLVLAAVVSLIYGLSVAGKRISPVWGRLLDIVEIMLIIALVPLAVWVIGLYGWIVNLRP comes from the coding sequence GTGGCGACGAAGACGGCGACCGGCGGCCTGAGCCGGATCACCATCGTGGCGCCCCGCACCCGGATGGATCTCGCGCTGCCGTCGGACGTACCGCTCGCCGATCTGCTGCCGACCCTGCTCCGTTACGCGGGTGAGGACCTGGCCGACGAGGGGGTGCGGCACGGCGGTTGGAGCCTGGCCCGGCTCGGCGGCGAGCCGCTGGACGGCGGCCGGACCGCCACGCAGCTCGGCATCCGCGACGGCGAGGTGCTCTATTTCAACCCCCGGTCCGCGACCGCGCCGGAGATCGTCTTCGACGACGTGGTCGACGCCGTGGCCACCGCCACCAACCAGCGTCCGGGCGCCTGGCAGGTCGGCACCACCCGTTCCTTCGCGGTGCTCTTCGCCGCCGCGGCGCTCGGCGCCGGAGCGGTGGCGGCGCTGTTCACCGGGCCGCCGCACCTGCCCGCCGCGCTCGCCGCGCTGGTCGTCGCGGTCGCCCTGGTGGTCACCGCGGCCGTGTTGTCCCGGGCCGCCGCCGACAGCGCGACCGGGTCGGTGCTCGGGGTCGTCGGCCTGGCGTACGCGGGGGTCGGCGGCCTGCTGGTGCTGGCCGGCGACCGTCCGTTGACCGGGTTGGGCGCCCCGCACGTGCTCCTCGGCGCCACGGCGGTGGTGCTCTGTGCGGCGGTGGCCGCGCTGGCCGTCGGCGACCGGATCCCACTCTTCTTCGGCGCGGTCGGGGTCGGTGCCGTCACCGGCCTCGGCGCGCTGGTCAGCCTGGCCTTCGACACCGATGCGCCGGCCGCCGCCGCGGTCGTCGCCGCGGTCGCGTTCGGCACGGTGCCGGCGCTGCCGATGGCGGCGTACCGGCTGGCCCGGCTGCCGGTGCCGTCCATCCCGACCGGCCCCGACGACCTGAAGAGCGACACCGAGTCGGTGGACGGCCGGCAGGTCCTCCAGCTCAGCGAGCGGGCCGACGAGTTCCTGACCGGCCTGCTCTGGACGGTGTCGCTGCTGGTGCTCGGCGCCCAGGTGGTGCTCGCGCTGCACGGCAGCCTGCCGGCGGTGCTGCTCTGTCTCGTGCTGGCCCTGCTGTCGCTGCTGCGGGCCCGGCCGTTCCTGGGCCGCGCCCAGCGGACCCCGGTGCTGTTCGCCGGCACCGGGGGGCTCGGCCTGACCGCCGCGGCCACGTTCGGCAACGGCTCGACGGCGGTACGCCTCGGCCTGATCCTCGGCGGCCTGGTGCTCGCGGCCGTGGTGAGCCTGATCTACGGGCTCAGCGTGGCCGGCAAGCGGATCTCCCCGGTCTGGGGCCGGCTGCTCGACATCGTGGAGATCATGCTGATCATCGCCCTGGTCCCGCTGGCCGTCTGGGTCATCGGTCTCTACGGCTGGATCGTCAACCTCCGTCCCTGA
- a CDS encoding type VII secretion protein EccE produces the protein MTQVQAPPGRPAPQPSGVAQRPVVPADRRDRGRIGSVAVGQLVVLELCALAVWAALGGPVWLAGAVGALSLAVVVAVFARRGGRWWYEDLLLRRRLRRRREAARSTVAADGGVDPRLAVLAPELTVTELTDRGIRLGIGQDAQGWFAAVALQGRAGEPAGSVEASVIDRALRVLADFTGPVTRAQAISHTLVWYPAPGAPPAAHRTVWLALRLSVRDARAETVSRGGGMPGVHRTLSAGIGRLGKALTAAGLAHRPLSRDELRAAVVSAAGLDLAPAPPAETWTGLRGGGWTQRCLVLRPRADAPFGPLVEAVTATSAPSHTLAAVVLPGGRVAPPMLRVAALDDHVEALVKAVREVARRSGAPARPVDGQHGPAVYATAPVATTVTTLPPTD, from the coding sequence ATGACGCAGGTTCAGGCGCCACCCGGTCGTCCGGCTCCGCAGCCGTCCGGCGTCGCCCAACGGCCGGTCGTTCCGGCCGACCGGCGCGACCGTGGTCGGATCGGGTCCGTAGCCGTGGGGCAACTCGTGGTGCTGGAACTCTGCGCCCTGGCCGTCTGGGCGGCGCTGGGCGGGCCGGTCTGGCTGGCCGGGGCCGTCGGGGCGCTGTCGCTGGCGGTGGTGGTCGCCGTCTTCGCCCGCCGGGGCGGCCGCTGGTGGTACGAGGACCTGCTGCTGCGCCGGCGGCTGCGGCGGCGACGGGAGGCGGCCAGGAGCACCGTCGCGGCGGACGGCGGGGTCGATCCGAGGCTGGCCGTTCTGGCCCCCGAGCTCACTGTGACGGAGCTCACAGACCGTGGCATTCGGCTCGGCATCGGGCAGGACGCACAGGGCTGGTTCGCGGCGGTGGCGTTGCAGGGCCGGGCCGGGGAGCCCGCCGGATCGGTCGAGGCCTCGGTGATCGACCGGGCACTGCGGGTGCTCGCCGACTTCACCGGCCCGGTCACCCGCGCCCAGGCGATCTCGCACACCCTGGTCTGGTACCCGGCACCGGGAGCGCCACCCGCGGCCCACCGGACGGTCTGGCTCGCGCTGCGGCTCTCCGTACGGGACGCCCGCGCCGAGACCGTCAGCCGGGGCGGCGGCATGCCCGGGGTGCACCGCACGCTGTCCGCCGGGATCGGCCGGCTGGGCAAGGCGCTGACCGCGGCCGGGCTCGCCCACCGCCCGCTCAGCCGCGACGAGCTGCGTGCCGCCGTGGTCTCGGCGGCCGGGCTGGACCTGGCGCCGGCGCCGCCGGCGGAGACCTGGACCGGCCTGCGCGGCGGTGGCTGGACCCAGCGCTGCCTGGTCCTGCGGCCCCGGGCCGACGCGCCGTTCGGGCCGCTGGTGGAAGCGGTGACGGCGACGTCCGCCCCGTCGCACACGCTGGCCGCCGTGGTGCTGCCGGGCGGGCGCGTCGCCCCGCCGATGCTCCGGGTGGCGGCGCTCGACGACCACGTGGAGGCGCTGGTCAAGGCGGTGCGCGAGGTGGCCCGCCGGTCCGGCGCCCCGGCCCGCCCGGTGGACGGCCAGCACGGCCCGGCCGTCTACGCCACCGCCCCGGTCGCCACCACCGTCACGACCCTGCCCCCGACCGACTGA
- the eccB gene encoding type VII secretion protein EccB produces MRTRRDQVQAYRFVTRRIVSALLSGDPETSNLPMRRLGMAVFGSVIAAAVVLGGVGAYGQFTGNTAPLEPNTLVIERETGATYVFVDGQLHPTLNYASARLIINEPAPQVRTMSQASIRERPRGRTVGIVGAPDALPDRKSLTGLPWSVCDVPDPADPRRSGTRVVIDRPLPGGSPLGDRGVLVEADGQRHLLTADTRLRVTGGDSALAALRMANAPRLPVGQQLLNAVPAGPVMREPAIAGADEASSLTDRPARVGQVFRSAGQHYVLTREGLSAIGEISALLLLRDGGQVTDITPAQAGKLLTDQRAEEAGMPQALPALHPVTAGRTAICATYRAGTDGGPPTTTLEVFDRVPAELAASGAVPVRQGARDGVRTAEGVLLPGGKGVLVQATPGSGESGTAAPGATVYLISAQGVRYPLGVGAMSALGYEGVTPVAVPASLLALVPTGPTLSRDDALAHFAPGPAASTPAGGQPKPTGSPAKPTGSPAKPTGSATPGRSGTPATPSGGPTSRSPASPGTSSPTAGSDG; encoded by the coding sequence ATGCGGACCCGCCGCGATCAGGTGCAGGCGTACCGCTTCGTCACCCGCCGGATCGTCTCAGCGCTGCTGTCGGGCGACCCGGAGACCAGCAACCTGCCGATGCGGCGGCTCGGCATGGCGGTCTTCGGCAGCGTCATCGCCGCGGCCGTGGTGCTCGGCGGCGTCGGCGCGTACGGGCAGTTCACCGGCAACACGGCGCCGCTGGAGCCGAACACCCTGGTGATCGAGCGGGAGACCGGGGCGACGTACGTCTTCGTCGACGGGCAACTGCACCCCACCCTCAACTACGCCTCCGCCCGGCTGATCATCAACGAGCCGGCCCCGCAGGTCCGCACGATGTCCCAGGCGTCGATCCGGGAACGGCCACGGGGGCGCACGGTCGGCATCGTCGGCGCCCCCGACGCGCTGCCGGACCGCAAGTCCCTGACCGGTCTGCCGTGGTCCGTCTGCGACGTCCCGGACCCGGCCGATCCCCGCCGGTCCGGCACCCGGGTGGTGATCGACCGCCCGCTGCCCGGCGGTTCGCCGCTCGGCGACCGGGGCGTGCTGGTGGAGGCCGACGGCCAGCGGCACCTGCTCACCGCCGACACCCGGTTGCGGGTGACCGGCGGCGACTCCGCGCTGGCCGCGCTGCGGATGGCCAACGCGCCCCGCCTGCCGGTGGGGCAGCAACTGCTCAACGCCGTGCCGGCCGGGCCGGTCATGCGCGAGCCGGCCATCGCCGGCGCGGACGAGGCCAGCAGCCTGACCGACCGCCCGGCCCGGGTCGGTCAGGTCTTCCGGTCGGCAGGCCAGCACTACGTGCTCACCCGGGAGGGACTCTCCGCGATCGGCGAGATCAGCGCGCTGCTGTTGCTGCGCGACGGCGGCCAGGTCACCGACATCACCCCGGCGCAGGCTGGCAAGCTGCTGACCGACCAGCGGGCGGAGGAGGCCGGGATGCCGCAGGCCCTGCCCGCGCTGCACCCGGTCACCGCGGGCCGGACGGCGATCTGCGCGACCTACCGGGCGGGTACCGACGGCGGGCCGCCCACCACCACGCTGGAGGTCTTCGACCGCGTACCGGCAGAGCTGGCCGCCTCCGGCGCCGTCCCGGTACGGCAGGGCGCGCGCGACGGCGTGCGTACCGCCGAGGGCGTGCTGCTGCCGGGTGGCAAGGGCGTGCTCGTGCAGGCCACGCCCGGGTCCGGCGAGAGCGGCACGGCCGCCCCCGGCGCCACCGTCTACCTGATCAGCGCCCAGGGGGTCCGCTATCCGCTCGGTGTCGGCGCCATGTCGGCGCTCGGCTACGAGGGGGTCACCCCGGTGGCCGTGCCCGCGTCGCTGCTGGCCCTCGTGCCCACCGGGCCGACCCTCTCGCGGGACGACGCGCTCGCCCACTTCGCGCCCGGCCCCGCGGCGTCGACCCCGGCGGGCGGCCAGCCGAAGCCGACGGGCAGTCCCGCGAAGCCGACAGGCAGCCCCGCGAAGCCGACGGGCAGTGCGACACCGGGCAGATCCGGCACCCCGGCGACGCCCTCCGGCGGGCCCACGTCGAGGTCACCGGCCTCCCCCGGCACGTCGTCCCCCACCGCCGGGTCGGACGGCTGA
- a CDS encoding WXG100 family type VII secretion target, translated as MSEYTSRYEGVGHQQLYDGVMAGQPGQIDGIAAQWTSLKGMLDGLSRDLSSDLDKLANTWTGSASQEFQRRLTLVTDYADTLGEGMADVSRGLTLMAGELRTARKQAESPAETDDHDQTLSGAAKGAVFGVPGMVIGGLLGHQQDKAEQEKAHKRMVKVVAELAAGYDLSAYGRLVAPPPPHPDTPGRTSRDPSTTPRSGPKATTPTAAPTTTGLDGRPKRATVAAPDRPGSGPDGGNSGTLTPGVVGGGHPGSGATGGTPGVVVTGTDTGTSLAGATPLAPTAVTGPGGPGGTSTASASLQFGPQGSGPAGGVLGTGALAGSSGNAPTSAVRSAGGSPMADNRSATGMGRRFDNSRDGARQGAAGDRAATGTGRSGGARGAANRHGVLGAGQGAHDDDADGRLTWLTEDDMVWGNDASAAPPVLGTDG; from the coding sequence GTGTCTGAATACACCTCGCGTTACGAGGGCGTCGGCCACCAGCAGCTATACGACGGCGTGATGGCCGGCCAGCCAGGTCAGATCGACGGCATCGCCGCGCAGTGGACGTCACTCAAGGGCATGCTCGACGGGTTGTCCCGCGACCTCAGCAGCGACCTCGACAAGCTCGCCAACACCTGGACGGGCTCGGCCTCGCAGGAGTTCCAGCGCCGGTTGACGCTCGTCACCGACTACGCCGACACGCTCGGCGAGGGCATGGCGGACGTGAGCCGGGGCCTGACCCTGATGGCCGGCGAGCTGCGCACCGCCCGCAAGCAGGCGGAGAGCCCGGCCGAGACCGACGACCACGACCAGACGCTCTCCGGCGCGGCCAAGGGCGCCGTGTTCGGCGTGCCGGGCATGGTGATCGGCGGGCTGTTGGGCCACCAGCAGGACAAGGCCGAGCAGGAGAAGGCGCACAAGCGCATGGTCAAAGTGGTGGCCGAACTGGCCGCCGGCTACGACCTCTCCGCCTACGGTCGGCTCGTCGCGCCGCCCCCGCCGCACCCCGACACCCCGGGCCGGACCAGCCGCGATCCCTCCACGACCCCGCGCAGCGGCCCGAAGGCCACCACGCCGACGGCCGCGCCGACCACCACCGGCCTCGACGGGCGGCCAAAGCGCGCCACCGTCGCGGCCCCCGACCGGCCGGGCTCCGGACCGGACGGCGGTAACTCCGGGACTCTCACCCCGGGCGTCGTCGGCGGCGGGCACCCGGGCAGCGGCGCGACCGGCGGCACGCCTGGCGTCGTGGTTACCGGCACCGATACCGGCACCTCCCTCGCCGGGGCCACGCCGCTGGCCCCGACCGCCGTGACGGGTCCTGGCGGGCCGGGCGGCACCTCGACGGCCTCGGCCAGCCTCCAGTTCGGCCCGCAGGGCAGCGGCCCGGCGGGCGGCGTGCTCGGCACCGGAGCCCTCGCCGGGTCGAGCGGCAACGCGCCGACCTCTGCGGTCCGGTCCGCCGGTGGCAGTCCGATGGCGGACAACCGGTCCGCGACCGGGATGGGCCGGCGCTTCGACAATTCGCGGGACGGGGCACGGCAGGGCGCCGCCGGTGACCGGGCGGCCACCGGGACCGGGCGTTCGGGCGGCGCTCGCGGCGCGGCCAACCGCCACGGCGTCCTCGGCGCCGGCCAGGGAGCACACGACGACGACGCCGACGGCCGGCTGACCTGGCTGACGGAGGACGACATGGTCTGGGGAAACGACGCGTCCGCCGCTCCGCCCGTGCTCGGCACCGACGGCTGA
- a CDS encoding DUF1232 domain-containing protein: MSREAWVVVGVVAVATLVGAVLLAVRVIRTRRLLGTLGVNGKVAFYGALLYTILPVDLLPDPIYLDDMAVLTGALLYLGRLVRQRRAASAPLPGAPDAPSDLDRAGRRMP; this comes from the coding sequence ATGTCCAGGGAGGCGTGGGTCGTCGTCGGCGTCGTGGCGGTCGCCACGTTGGTCGGCGCGGTGCTGCTGGCCGTCCGAGTGATCCGCACCCGCCGGCTGCTCGGCACGCTCGGGGTGAACGGCAAGGTCGCCTTCTACGGCGCGCTGCTCTACACCATCCTGCCGGTGGACCTGCTTCCCGACCCCATCTACCTGGACGACATGGCGGTGCTGACCGGCGCGCTGCTCTACCTCGGCCGGCTGGTCCGGCAGCGTCGGGCCGCGAGCGCACCCCTGCCCGGCGCACCGGACGCGCCGTCCGACCTCGACCGGGCCGGCCGCCGCATGCCATGA
- a CDS encoding pyridoxamine 5'-phosphate oxidase family protein — protein sequence MPGDHRLAPQDELVVAFCRERHLATLTTLRADGSPHVVPVGVTFDAATGLARVITDGASRKARHVAAAGPQGAPVAVCHVDGRRWLTFEGRAVVRSDRPAVAEAERRYAERYRTPRTNPGRVVIEISVTRLLGNL from the coding sequence ATGCCCGGCGACCATCGGTTGGCACCGCAGGACGAACTGGTCGTCGCGTTCTGCCGGGAACGGCACCTGGCCACGTTGACCACCCTCCGCGCGGACGGCAGCCCGCACGTCGTACCGGTGGGGGTCACCTTCGACGCGGCGACAGGCCTGGCCCGAGTGATCACCGACGGGGCGTCCCGCAAGGCGCGGCACGTCGCCGCCGCCGGCCCGCAAGGCGCCCCGGTGGCCGTCTGCCACGTCGACGGGCGACGCTGGCTCACCTTCGAGGGGCGGGCCGTGGTGCGCTCCGACCGGCCGGCGGTCGCCGAAGCCGAGCGCCGGTACGCCGAGCGCTACCGGACGCCCCGCACGAATCCGGGCAGGGTGGTCATCGAGATCTCCGTGACCCGCCTGCTGGGAAACCTGTAA
- a CDS encoding C39 family peptidase, translated as MNPIVQRSGLSVVGLLVAGGCLAGTTVTAQAAAAATTPAGPVHTDRDGRAEQNGRADRRAERTVNIEYQAQPNFYYCGPAATRIALSAMGKALSQDEVAKKLGTTEAGTDSALDTTRVLNELTGGRYRTTEIPDPVARPAQVDRLRADVLAALDEGRPVVANVKGTAVDTDGHPQSYEGGHYLTLVGYRDGGGLIRIADPASPEGEYWMTLEKVANWIAERGYSS; from the coding sequence ATGAATCCGATCGTCCAGAGAAGCGGCCTTTCCGTCGTCGGCCTGCTGGTCGCCGGTGGCTGCCTCGCGGGCACGACGGTGACTGCCCAGGCGGCAGCGGCGGCGACCACCCCGGCCGGTCCGGTGCACACCGACCGGGATGGCCGTGCCGAACAGAACGGCCGCGCCGACCGGCGGGCCGAGCGCACGGTGAACATCGAGTACCAGGCTCAGCCCAACTTCTACTATTGCGGCCCGGCCGCGACCCGCATCGCCCTGTCGGCGATGGGCAAGGCGCTCTCCCAGGACGAGGTCGCGAAGAAGTTGGGCACCACCGAGGCCGGCACCGACTCGGCCCTGGACACCACCCGGGTGCTCAACGAGCTGACCGGCGGCAGGTACCGGACCACCGAGATCCCGGACCCGGTGGCCAGGCCGGCGCAGGTCGACCGGCTGCGGGCCGACGTGCTCGCCGCGTTGGACGAGGGCCGGCCGGTGGTGGCCAACGTCAAGGGCACCGCAGTCGACACCGACGGCCACCCGCAGTCGTACGAGGGCGGGCACTACCTGACCCTGGTGGGCTACCGGGACGGCGGTGGCCTGATCCGGATCGCGGACCCGGCCTCTCCGGAAGGCGAGTACTGGATGACCCTGGAGAAGGTCGCCAACTGGATCGCCGAGCGTGGTTACTCGTCCTGA